One uncultured Carboxylicivirga sp. genomic window, ATCCAAACCTTTTCTCAACTATTCAACTCTTCAACTCTTCAACTCCCGATTGTTATCGGGAGCAACACAACAAAACAACTCTTAAAATTTAAAATTCGTCAATTCACACTTAAATACGTCTACCGCCATATTGACAAAGCCTTATATGTAGGCACCAATAGTAAAAATTATTTTTTAGCACACGGATTAAAAAACCATCAATTGGTATTGGCTCCCCATGCCATCGATAATCATCGATTTAATGGTAACAAAGAGGATGAGTTTGAACTAAAAGCTCAGCAATGGCGTCTGGAACTTGGCATACAGCCAGAAGATCAAGTGGTTTTATTTGCCGGCAAACTGGAGCCAAAGAAAAATCCTTTACTCCTACTCAATGCAATTCAACAATTAAACTCCCAATCGTTATCAGGATCAGCAATTCAACCAATTAAACTCATTTTCATCGGATCCGGTCCTCTTGAAAAAAACCTGAAACACCTTTCACATGGTGATCCCAACATCTTCTTTATTCCTTTTGTGAACCAAAGCCAGATGCCCATAGCATGTCGTTTGGGTACAATTTTTTGTTTACCATCTCAAGGACCTGAAGAGACCTGGGGATTAGCCGTTAATGAAGCCCTGGCCTCAGGCAGACCTGTTCTGGTGAGTGATAAGGTGGGTTGTGCAGTTGATATTGTTACACCTGCTGTTGGACGAATATTTAAATCCAATACTAAAATTGAGCTTCTCGCTTGTCTAAATGAATTGCTTCAATCCAACATACAACCTGATACCTGTCAAAAACACATTGCAAATTGGAGCTTTGAGGCTATTTGCCAAAGTATTGAATCAGAACTATCAGAATTATAACATTCAACTTTTCAACTATTAACTTTCAACTCTTCCAATATCCAACCTTCATCTTTCATCCTTAATCATAATCATCCCCAGATTTGACTACGCTAATTGTCAATTAGCAGATTAAAAAGATTCCATTATTATTCAAGTAAGATCTCTTTACTTCTTCTCTCCTTTCTTTTCAACTCTTAAACTTTCAACCTTAATCCCTAATCCTTCCCTGATAACCATCGGGGCTTTATTCATATATTCATTCTTAAAGCCTTTAATCCAACCTAAAGAGTTTTAATCTCATTCTG contains:
- a CDS encoding glycosyltransferase family 4 protein, with amino-acid sequence MTKKKRLAIISTHPIQYNAPWFAMLHKRENCHLTVFYTWPQAIEGFNDPDFNQKVQWDIPLLDGYNYELVDNISQHPSSKRWSGIDNPTLIKNVKDYTPDAILIFGWKLKSHFQVMRHFKGKVPIWFRGDSTLLDHDIQTFSQLFNSSTLQLPIVIGSNTTKQLLKFKIRQFTLKYVYRHIDKALYVGTNSKNYFLAHGLKNHQLVLAPHAIDNHRFNGNKEDEFELKAQQWRLELGIQPEDQVVLFAGKLEPKKNPLLLLNAIQQLNSQSLSGSAIQPIKLIFIGSGPLEKNLKHLSHGDPNIFFIPFVNQSQMPIACRLGTIFCLPSQGPEETWGLAVNEALASGRPVLVSDKVGCAVDIVTPAVGRIFKSNTKIELLACLNELLQSNIQPDTCQKHIANWSFEAICQSIESELSEL